A stretch of the Adhaeribacter swui genome encodes the following:
- a CDS encoding heavy metal translocating P-type ATPase, which produces MMKTNQDTNPSAPLKPMEITSPRTAEQPGPTKTDEKGCCEVAPGAATAEEKEDEETSYLPTIISLVLLLAGIALDYFKVDWFIGYTRLAVYTFAYILVGGKVLLHAAKNIVKGSIFNEFLLMGIATLGAFYIGEYAEGVAVMLFYVIGEHFQEAAVARSRKSIKALIDNRPEIVDLVQQGQIKSINPQQVKVGDIIQVKPGEKVALDGNLLTERSSFNTAALTGESKPDTKSKGEKVLAGMINLDQVIQLQITSTYENSALSKILQLVEQASSRKAKTQQFITRFAKVYTPVVVFLAIALTLLPYFFVTDYVFNDWLYRALIFLVISCPCALVVSIPLGYFGGIGAASKNGILFKGSNYLDLMTKVDTVVMDKTGTLTEGVFQVQEVQVNGLDQAEFLSLAAALESKSTHPIALAVVAHAGESYRQKQVTNVEEISGHGLKGTVEDKTLLVGNGKLLKKFQVAYPAEIDSIVESIVLVAINNQYVGYITIADKIKEDAPAAVARLHQLGIKTIVMLSGDKDSIVQKVAASLQIDQAFGGLLPEDKVSHVEALKKQGKTVAFVGDGINDAPVIALADVGLAMGGLGSDAAIETADVVIQNDQPFKIATAINLGKKTNQIVWQNIGLAFGVKALVLVFGAFGVASMWEAVFADVGVAFLAILNAIRIQRMKF; this is translated from the coding sequence ATGATGAAAACAAACCAAGATACTAATCCGAGTGCTCCCTTAAAGCCCATGGAGATTACTTCTCCCCGGACCGCGGAGCAACCAGGTCCAACGAAAACGGACGAGAAAGGCTGCTGCGAAGTAGCACCAGGAGCGGCTACCGCGGAGGAGAAGGAGGACGAAGAAACTTCTTACCTACCCACCATCATAAGCCTGGTTCTGTTACTTGCCGGTATTGCTTTAGACTATTTTAAAGTGGACTGGTTTATAGGCTATACCCGGTTAGCCGTCTACACCTTTGCCTATATACTGGTGGGGGGTAAAGTGTTACTGCATGCGGCTAAAAATATAGTTAAAGGCAGCATTTTTAATGAATTCCTGTTGATGGGTATTGCCACCTTGGGAGCTTTCTACATTGGTGAATACGCGGAAGGGGTAGCGGTGATGCTGTTTTACGTTATTGGTGAGCACTTCCAGGAAGCAGCCGTGGCACGATCCCGCAAATCGATCAAAGCCTTAATTGATAACCGGCCGGAAATTGTGGATCTGGTACAACAAGGCCAAATTAAATCTATTAACCCGCAGCAGGTTAAAGTGGGGGATATTATTCAGGTTAAACCAGGAGAGAAGGTAGCTTTAGACGGAAATCTGCTTACCGAACGGTCCTCTTTTAATACCGCTGCCTTGACCGGGGAATCTAAACCAGATACCAAAAGCAAGGGGGAGAAAGTACTGGCGGGTATGATTAACCTGGACCAGGTAATTCAGTTGCAAATCACTTCGACTTACGAGAATAGTGCTCTTTCTAAAATATTGCAATTAGTAGAACAGGCTAGTAGCCGGAAAGCCAAAACGCAGCAATTTATTACCCGTTTTGCTAAAGTGTACACACCGGTAGTAGTATTCCTGGCCATTGCATTGACGCTGTTGCCTTACTTTTTTGTGACGGATTACGTGTTTAATGATTGGCTTTACCGGGCCTTAATATTCTTAGTGATTTCCTGTCCGTGCGCCCTGGTAGTTTCTATTCCTTTGGGGTATTTTGGTGGCATTGGAGCTGCTTCTAAAAACGGAATTCTTTTTAAAGGATCCAATTACCTGGACTTAATGACCAAGGTCGATACGGTGGTTATGGATAAAACGGGCACCTTAACCGAAGGGGTTTTTCAGGTCCAGGAAGTGCAGGTCAATGGTCTGGACCAAGCAGAGTTTTTGTCCTTGGCAGCTGCTTTGGAAAGTAAATCTACGCATCCTATTGCCTTGGCTGTGGTCGCGCATGCGGGTGAAAGTTACCGGCAGAAGCAAGTAACCAACGTCGAGGAAATATCCGGACACGGTTTAAAAGGCACCGTAGAGGATAAAACGCTCTTGGTTGGCAATGGCAAACTGCTAAAGAAATTCCAGGTAGCTTATCCGGCTGAAATTGATTCTATAGTAGAAAGCATTGTCCTGGTGGCCATCAATAATCAATACGTGGGTTACATTACTATTGCCGATAAAATTAAAGAAGATGCCCCGGCAGCAGTAGCGAGATTACACCAGCTGGGCATTAAAACGATTGTGATGCTTTCGGGAGATAAAGATAGCATTGTACAAAAAGTGGCGGCTTCCTTACAGATAGATCAGGCTTTTGGCGGTTTGCTGCCGGAAGATAAAGTAAGCCACGTGGAAGCGTTAAAGAAGCAAGGAAAAACCGTAGCGTTTGTGGGTGATGGTATTAACGATGCTCCGGTTATTGCTCTAGCGGATGTAGGTTTGGCAATGGGTGGCCTGGGTTCCGATGCGGCCATTGAAACGGCCGATGTAGTGATTCAAAACGATCAACCCTTTAAAATTGCGACGGCCATCAATCTGGGTAAGAAAACAAATCAGATTGTTTGGCAAAATATCGGTTTAGCCTTTGGCGTAAAAGCACTGGTACTGGTCTTTGGCGCTTTTGGCGTGGCCTCCATGTGGGAAGCTGTTTTTGCCGACGTGGGCGTAGCTTTCTTAGCTATCCTAAATGCTATCCGAATTCAACGGATGAAATTTTAA
- a CDS encoding DUF3703 domain-containing protein, with translation MPRTLRPYYEQELKDYQAYAQKRQLEKAWHHLERAHILGQPYPVEHTAVHGKMLAFGIKTRNAKEIIGQLPRLLVGGIKSWAGTIPVGNTGGANVVAWKPMPIPRDLQVIILQANSKIKLR, from the coding sequence ATGCCCCGTACGCTACGGCCTTATTACGAGCAGGAATTAAAAGATTACCAAGCGTATGCGCAAAAGCGGCAGCTGGAAAAGGCTTGGCACCATTTGGAGCGGGCTCATATTTTAGGACAGCCTTACCCGGTAGAACATACCGCCGTACACGGCAAGATGCTGGCCTTTGGTATTAAAACCCGAAATGCGAAAGAGATCATAGGGCAATTGCCCCGGCTCTTGGTAGGCGGCATAAAATCCTGGGCGGGTACGATCCCGGTTGGAAATACGGGGGGAGCGAATGTAGTGGCCTGGAAACCGATGCCTATCCCCCGTGACTTGCAGGTAATCATCCTGCAAGCTAATTCTAAAATTAAATTAAGATGA
- a CDS encoding Fur family transcriptional regulator, translating to MLPELDKMLQQKGIRPTAMRLLVLDYLLQQTAAVSLNNLESYFLRSDRITLYRTLKTFEEKGLVHHIEDGSGSVKYALCPDDCTTQEHHDLHVHFFCNQCRETFCLPKSHIPEIALPSQFKTEEVNLVVKGTCGSCSSK from the coding sequence ATGTTACCAGAATTAGATAAAATGTTACAGCAAAAAGGGATTCGGCCGACGGCGATGCGCCTATTGGTGCTGGATTACCTGCTTCAGCAAACTGCGGCCGTTTCTTTAAATAATTTAGAATCGTATTTTCTGCGCTCCGACCGGATTACGCTGTACCGGACCTTAAAAACCTTTGAAGAAAAAGGCTTGGTGCATCACATTGAGGACGGTAGCGGCTCGGTGAAGTATGCCTTGTGTCCGGACGATTGTACTACGCAGGAACATCACGACTTACACGTGCATTTCTTTTGTAACCAGTGTCGCGAAACGTTCTGTTTACCCAAGTCCCACATTCCAGAAATTGCGCTGCCTAGCCAGTTTAAAACGGAAGAAGTTAATCTGGTAGTGAAAGGTACTTGTGGTAGTTGTAGCAGTAAATAA
- a CDS encoding efflux RND transporter periplasmic adaptor subunit: MKFKIYIVVISLFLISSCTSEKAGAEKEEPVAVESAQEEEPHEESETAVELTPEQFVIGKVELGKIAPKNLSNVIAVNGLLDVPPQNLVSVSVPLGGFVQSTDLLQGMRIKKGQLVAVIENPEFVTIQQDYLESTSQLEYLTLEYERQKELAAEKVGPAKNFQQVTAQYKAMQSRVNGLKQQLAHLGISASKLQPGNITRTLPIHSPINGYVTEVNTNRGSYVTPTDVLFKIVDTEHLHVELTVFEKDITKLKVGQKIRFTLPNESGRERMATLHLIGREISPERTVRVHAHLDKEETQLIPGMYVKAFVELNNNTVPALPQEAVVQSEGKDYIFVFKGERQEKGTKMRDFQMVEIRKGVTESGYTEIVEPAAIKDLIAVKGAYSLLAKIKNTEEEGEGHGH; the protein is encoded by the coding sequence ATGAAATTCAAGATTTATATAGTTGTTATTAGCCTTTTTCTAATAAGCTCCTGCACGTCCGAAAAGGCGGGAGCAGAAAAAGAAGAACCTGTGGCAGTCGAGTCGGCCCAGGAAGAAGAACCGCACGAAGAAAGCGAAACCGCGGTGGAACTTACCCCGGAGCAGTTTGTCATTGGCAAAGTGGAGCTAGGAAAGATAGCGCCCAAAAACTTAAGCAATGTGATCGCGGTAAATGGCCTTTTGGATGTGCCACCCCAAAACTTAGTATCGGTGAGTGTTCCTCTAGGCGGTTTTGTCCAAAGTACAGACTTGCTGCAAGGCATGCGCATTAAAAAAGGACAGTTAGTGGCCGTCATTGAAAATCCGGAATTTGTCACGATTCAGCAGGACTACTTGGAGAGTACCAGCCAGTTGGAGTATTTAACGCTGGAGTACGAACGGCAAAAAGAATTAGCCGCGGAAAAAGTAGGTCCGGCCAAAAACTTCCAACAGGTAACTGCTCAGTATAAGGCCATGCAAAGCCGGGTAAATGGTTTAAAGCAACAATTAGCCCACCTGGGCATTTCGGCCAGTAAACTACAACCAGGCAATATTACGCGCACTTTACCCATTCATTCCCCCATTAATGGTTACGTAACCGAGGTAAATACAAATCGGGGCAGCTACGTGACGCCCACGGATGTTCTCTTTAAAATTGTTGATACCGAGCACTTACACGTGGAGCTAACGGTGTTTGAAAAAGATATTACGAAGTTGAAAGTGGGCCAGAAAATTCGCTTTACCCTACCGAATGAATCCGGCAGGGAACGAATGGCCACACTGCACCTGATCGGCCGGGAAATAAGTCCGGAGCGCACGGTTCGCGTGCACGCGCACTTAGATAAAGAAGAAACCCAGTTGATACCCGGTATGTACGTGAAGGCTTTTGTGGAGCTCAACAACAATACCGTACCGGCCTTGCCCCAGGAGGCCGTAGTTCAATCCGAAGGAAAGGATTACATCTTTGTTTTCAAAGGGGAACGGCAGGAAAAAGGCACCAAGATGCGTGATTTCCAGATGGTAGAAATCCGGAAAGGTGTAACCGAAAGCGGGTATACCGAAATTGTGGAACCAGCCGCCATCAAGGATTTGATCGCGGTCAAAGGAGCCTATTCTTTGCTGGCTAAAATAAAAAATACCGAAGAAGAAGGCGAAGGACACGGCCACTAA
- a CDS encoding CusA/CzcA family heavy metal efflux RND transporter: MLDRIIHFSIHNKLIIGLFTLALIVWGSYSVTQLTVDAVPDITNNQVQVITVSPSLAAQEVERLISFPVEVTMSTIPDMEEIRSFSRFGLSVVTIVFKDQVDIYWARQQVSERLKEAENQIPAGVGSPELAPVSTGLGEIYQYVLHTKEGYADKFSDMDLRTIQDWIVRRQLLGTPGVAEVSSFGGHVKQYEIAIDPERLRSTNISISDIFTALEKNNQNTGGAYIDRKPNAYFIRSEGLAGSIEDIQKIVVQSNENGVPVLIRDVATVQFGSAVRYGAMTRNTEGEVVGGLVLMLKGANASQVIKAVKQKVATIEKTLPEGVVIEPFLDRSKLVNNAISTVTRNLAEGALIVIFVLVLLLGNWRAGLIVASVIPLAMLFAISLMNLFGVSGNLMSLGAIDFGLIVDGAVIIVEATLHHLGIRKVLRPLTQEEMDQEVYESASKIRSSAAFGEIIILIVYLPILALVGIEGKMFRPMAQTVAFAILGAFLLSLTYVPMVSAFFLSKKIDYRKTIADRIMGFFHWLYEPLIAFALRRKAVVLITSFLLFIGSLLIFLRMGGEFIPSLDEGDYAVETRVMSGSSISQTIEAATQAAEIILKNFPDEVKEVVAKVGSAEIPTDPMPVEACDLMIILKDKDDWKKADDSQELAGRMAEALEAIPGVTFGFQQPIQMRFNELMSGARQDVVMKIYGENLDVLSEQAGKMGKIVSTVEGAEDLYVEQITGLPQIVITFDRDKISQFGLNIEDVNRTIQTGFAGQSAGVIYEGEKRFDVVVRLASANRQSLEDVRGLYVTTPHGDQVPLEQVAQINFQTGPSQIQRDDAKRRITIGFNVRGRDVESIVAELQEKVSSQLKLPTGYYVTYGGQFENLQKAKERLSVAVPIALFLIFLLLFFTFRSVAQSLLIFTAIPLSAIGGVLALWLRGMPFSISAGVGFIALFGVAVLNGIVLISYFNQLKSEGITNITERVLKGLEVRLRPVIMTALVASLGFLPMALSNTAGAEVQKPLATVVIGGLVSATLLTLVVLPILYILLERFRESRISSSQLTTSRLGTASIILLVIGAGIFLPDLVKAQVTEPGLTLPQAINQALTQNKSIQAANYQISAIKSLRGAAVDIGKTNIEAVYGQINSVNKDNNFTITQSFAFPSVYANQARLAKTNIRGSELSLSVRQRELVREVKSAYYGLVYQQAKLRLLHYQDSLYTNFLRASTIRLRTGETNLLEQATAQAEQVEVKNTIEQTQAEQELYRTQLQNLLHSQVPVIMATTAFMRLPVMVPDTSILLGQPQVAVFQQQQEVARLQTKLERARLLPEFNLGYFNQSLIGPQNVNGVEQKFTSGDRFTGIQVGISLPLWYRAGSARIQAAQYQEKLAEATYQFQQAQLTTQLKLATQRLRKQETNLDYYEKTGLPLANLLIQHAEKGFQNGVIDYQEYVQSIRRALAIKANHLEALQKYNEVVVELEFISGQ; the protein is encoded by the coding sequence ATGCTGGATCGCATCATTCATTTTTCTATTCATAACAAATTAATCATTGGCCTGTTTACCCTGGCCTTGATCGTCTGGGGTAGCTACTCGGTAACGCAGCTGACGGTAGATGCCGTACCGGACATTACCAATAACCAGGTGCAAGTCATTACGGTAAGTCCTTCCCTAGCCGCGCAGGAAGTAGAAAGGCTTATTTCTTTTCCCGTGGAAGTCACCATGTCCACGATTCCGGATATGGAAGAAATCCGTTCTTTTTCCCGTTTTGGTTTATCCGTCGTAACCATTGTTTTTAAAGACCAAGTCGATATTTACTGGGCCCGGCAGCAGGTTTCCGAACGCTTGAAGGAGGCCGAAAACCAAATTCCAGCGGGGGTTGGCTCACCCGAATTAGCGCCCGTTTCTACCGGTTTAGGGGAGATCTATCAGTATGTGCTCCACACCAAAGAAGGTTACGCGGATAAGTTTTCGGATATGGATCTCCGCACTATTCAGGATTGGATTGTGCGCCGGCAGCTGTTAGGCACTCCGGGCGTAGCAGAGGTAAGCAGCTTTGGGGGGCACGTGAAGCAATACGAAATAGCCATTGATCCGGAAAGGCTTCGCAGTACCAATATCAGCATCAGCGATATTTTCACTGCCCTGGAGAAGAACAACCAGAATACGGGTGGGGCTTACATTGATCGCAAGCCAAATGCCTATTTCATTCGCAGTGAAGGCTTGGCCGGTAGTATAGAAGATATTCAGAAGATAGTAGTTCAATCTAACGAAAACGGAGTACCGGTGCTTATCCGGGATGTGGCTACGGTACAATTTGGTAGTGCCGTTCGTTATGGGGCCATGACGCGGAATACCGAAGGAGAAGTCGTAGGAGGCTTGGTCCTGATGCTGAAAGGAGCAAATGCCTCCCAGGTGATTAAAGCTGTGAAACAGAAGGTAGCTACCATTGAAAAAACCTTACCGGAGGGCGTGGTCATTGAGCCGTTTCTGGACCGGTCCAAACTAGTTAATAATGCCATTAGCACGGTAACCCGTAACCTGGCTGAAGGTGCCCTGATTGTAATATTTGTCCTAGTATTACTCCTCGGTAACTGGCGAGCTGGTTTGATTGTAGCTTCCGTTATTCCCCTGGCTATGCTGTTTGCCATTTCCTTGATGAATTTGTTTGGCGTATCGGGTAATCTCATGAGCCTGGGCGCGATTGACTTTGGTTTAATTGTCGATGGCGCGGTAATTATCGTGGAAGCTACCCTGCATCATTTAGGAATCCGAAAAGTTTTGCGGCCTTTAACGCAGGAGGAGATGGACCAGGAAGTATACGAATCAGCTTCTAAAATCCGAAGTTCGGCCGCCTTCGGGGAAATCATCATTTTAATCGTTTACCTCCCTATTTTAGCCCTAGTAGGTATTGAAGGTAAAATGTTCCGCCCCATGGCGCAAACGGTAGCTTTTGCCATTCTGGGTGCTTTTCTTCTTTCCCTGACTTATGTACCGATGGTTTCGGCTTTCTTTTTAAGCAAGAAGATTGACTACCGTAAAACTATTGCGGACCGGATCATGGGTTTCTTTCACTGGTTATACGAGCCCTTGATAGCATTTGCTTTACGGCGCAAAGCCGTGGTTCTAATTACCTCGTTTTTACTCTTTATAGGCAGTCTCCTTATTTTTCTGCGGATGGGTGGGGAGTTTATTCCTTCTTTAGATGAGGGAGATTATGCCGTAGAAACGCGGGTGATGAGCGGCAGCTCTATTTCCCAAACCATTGAAGCTGCTACGCAAGCTGCCGAAATAATCCTGAAAAATTTTCCGGACGAAGTAAAAGAAGTTGTAGCCAAAGTTGGCTCAGCCGAGATTCCAACAGATCCTATGCCGGTAGAAGCGTGTGATTTGATGATTATACTAAAGGATAAAGATGACTGGAAGAAAGCGGATGATTCCCAAGAATTAGCCGGAAGAATGGCAGAGGCCTTGGAAGCCATCCCTGGGGTTACTTTCGGGTTCCAGCAACCTATTCAGATGCGGTTTAATGAGTTGATGAGCGGGGCGCGGCAGGATGTAGTAATGAAGATTTACGGAGAAAATTTAGACGTGCTAAGTGAGCAAGCAGGTAAAATGGGGAAGATTGTTTCGACGGTCGAAGGAGCCGAAGATCTGTACGTGGAGCAAATTACTGGCTTACCTCAAATTGTTATTACGTTCGACCGGGATAAAATTTCTCAATTTGGGCTCAACATCGAAGACGTAAACCGGACCATCCAAACGGGATTTGCCGGGCAATCCGCGGGGGTTATTTACGAAGGAGAAAAACGCTTTGACGTAGTTGTGCGGTTAGCTTCCGCTAATCGCCAAAGCCTGGAAGATGTGCGCGGTCTATATGTTACCACTCCGCACGGGGACCAGGTACCCCTAGAGCAAGTGGCCCAAATCAACTTTCAAACCGGACCTAGTCAGATTCAGCGGGATGATGCCAAGCGCCGGATTACCATTGGCTTTAACGTTCGCGGCCGGGATGTAGAAAGCATTGTGGCGGAGTTGCAAGAGAAAGTGAGTAGTCAATTGAAGCTACCAACCGGTTACTATGTTACCTACGGCGGGCAATTTGAAAATCTACAAAAAGCCAAAGAACGCCTTTCGGTAGCCGTACCCATAGCTTTGTTTTTGATCTTTTTGTTATTGTTTTTCACTTTCCGCTCCGTGGCGCAAAGTCTGCTCATCTTTACGGCTATTCCCCTATCGGCTATTGGGGGGGTACTGGCTTTATGGCTGCGCGGCATGCCTTTTAGTATTTCGGCCGGCGTGGGTTTTATCGCCTTATTTGGCGTAGCGGTATTAAATGGCATCGTGCTAATTAGCTATTTCAATCAACTTAAGTCCGAAGGTATAACTAATATAACCGAACGGGTTTTAAAAGGCTTGGAGGTGCGCTTGCGGCCGGTGATAATGACAGCCCTGGTAGCTTCCTTAGGTTTCTTACCCATGGCCTTATCCAATACCGCAGGAGCCGAAGTACAAAAGCCTTTGGCTACGGTGGTTATTGGGGGGCTAGTGTCGGCTACCTTACTAACCTTAGTGGTTTTGCCTATTCTGTATATCTTATTAGAACGATTTCGGGAAAGCAGAATATCCAGCAGTCAACTTACTACTTCCCGTTTGGGCACGGCATCTATCATTCTTTTAGTGATAGGAGCCGGAATCTTCTTGCCTGACCTAGTTAAAGCTCAAGTAACGGAACCAGGTTTAACCTTACCACAAGCGATCAATCAGGCATTAACCCAAAACAAGAGTATCCAGGCGGCTAATTATCAAATTTCCGCTATCAAAAGTTTGCGCGGGGCGGCCGTAGATATTGGTAAAACTAACATCGAAGCGGTATACGGTCAGATTAATTCGGTCAATAAGGATAATAATTTTACGATTACCCAATCCTTTGCTTTTCCTTCGGTTTATGCTAACCAGGCCCGCTTAGCCAAAACTAACATCCGGGGCAGTGAGTTAAGTTTATCCGTTCGGCAGCGGGAGCTAGTCCGGGAAGTTAAAAGTGCTTACTATGGCCTAGTATACCAACAAGCGAAATTACGGCTCTTACATTACCAAGATAGCTTATACACCAACTTCTTACGGGCTAGTACGATTCGTTTACGTACCGGAGAGACCAATTTACTGGAGCAAGCTACAGCCCAAGCGGAGCAGGTAGAAGTAAAAAATACCATCGAGCAGACCCAAGCCGAGCAGGAATTATATCGCACCCAGTTACAGAATTTACTGCACAGTCAGGTACCCGTAATTATGGCTACTACGGCGTTTATGCGATTACCCGTAATGGTGCCGGATACCAGCATACTGCTGGGACAACCCCAAGTAGCGGTTTTTCAGCAGCAACAAGAAGTAGCTCGCCTTCAAACCAAGTTGGAACGAGCCCGTTTACTGCCGGAGTTTAATCTGGGCTACTTTAATCAATCGCTTATCGGACCGCAAAATGTAAATGGAGTGGAACAAAAATTTACCAGTGGCGACCGGTTTACAGGGATCCAGGTAGGTATCTCCCTTCCTTTATGGTACCGGGCTGGTTCGGCCCGCATCCAAGCGGCCCAGTACCAGGAAAAACTAGCGGAAGCTACTTATCAGTTTCAGCAGGCCCAGCTTACCACGCAGCTAAAATTAGCGACCCAGCGCCTCCGCAAACAGGAAACGAACCTGGACTATTACGAGAAAACGGGTTTGCCGCTGGCGAATTTACTGATCCAACACGCGGAAAAAGGTTTTCAAAATGGCGTCATCGACTATCAGGAATATGTGCAAAGCATCCGTCGCGCGTTGGCGATCAAAGCCAATCATTTAGAAGCCTTGCAAAAGTATAATGAAGTGGTCGTGGAGCTGGAGTTTATCTCGGGCCAGTAA
- a CDS encoding DUF6660 family protein, whose product MKWVAIIFSFYLLVLSCIPCADAAPQDNTAQKTISADNTCAGSPSSDVDLCSPLCLCTCCTGVTLVHPVFKLESIPVLVNIPVPVYQTVSIPNPTFSIWQPPQL is encoded by the coding sequence ATGAAATGGGTTGCCATTATATTCAGTTTTTACTTATTGGTGCTATCCTGCATACCTTGCGCGGATGCAGCACCACAGGATAATACTGCCCAGAAGACTATTTCGGCTGATAACACCTGTGCAGGATCTCCCTCTTCCGATGTGGATCTATGTTCTCCTTTGTGTCTTTGTACGTGCTGTACCGGAGTCACTTTGGTTCATCCTGTTTTTAAATTAGAGTCTATTCCCGTTCTGGTAAACATTCCGGTGCCCGTTTACCAGACGGTTTCTATTCCCAATCCTACTTTTTCTATCTGGCAACCGCCCCAACTTTAA
- a CDS encoding heavy metal-binding domain-containing protein, translating to MKTLVLNLSLLGLTLFTACNSGETKQSTTEQTETKQEVAGVTYTCSMHPEVTSNEPGKCPKCGMNLEKVASAEHEHQEGEQH from the coding sequence ATGAAAACCCTTGTATTAAACCTTTCCCTATTGGGATTGACCTTGTTCACTGCGTGTAATAGTGGTGAAACCAAGCAAAGTACCACTGAGCAGACCGAAACAAAACAAGAAGTTGCAGGGGTCACCTACACCTGTTCCATGCACCCAGAAGTTACCAGCAATGAACCTGGTAAATGCCCGAAATGTGGTATGAACCTGGAAAAAGTGGCCTCCGCAGAACACGAGCACCAAGAAGGCGAACAGCACTAA
- a CDS encoding efflux RND transporter permease subunit, producing MIGKLISFSLRNRMIVLLIAAGLFGWGIYSVSTNKVDAIPDLSENQVIVFTEWMGRSPQIIEDQITYPLVTNLQGLPQVNYVRGVSMFGMSFIYIIFEDKTDIYWARERVLERLNYANRLLPEGAVPTLGPDGTGVGHILWYTLDAPGMDLGEQRAIQDWYVKFALQNVAGVSEIASFGGFQKQYQVTLDPNKLTYFNLSVPEVMAAVRANNNESGGRKFEMSDIGYIIKTTGYLKSTEEIENIPITTQNTIPIRVSDIATVQMTGESRLGIFDLNGEGEAVGGIVVMRYGENAAQVIANVKAKMKEASAGLPKGVKFNIVYDRSGLINDSVNSVKTTLIEEMVVASVIVFLFLFHWRSALIIIIQLPLSIAIGFILLNAFGISSNIMSLTGIALSIGVIVDDAIVMVENAYRHLAEAQIKENHG from the coding sequence ATGATAGGTAAACTAATTTCTTTTTCACTACGCAATCGCATGATTGTGCTCTTAATAGCGGCGGGACTGTTCGGTTGGGGTATTTACTCGGTCAGCACGAACAAAGTAGATGCTATTCCGGATTTATCGGAAAACCAGGTAATCGTTTTCACGGAGTGGATGGGCCGCAGTCCGCAAATTATCGAAGACCAGATAACCTACCCGTTGGTAACAAACCTGCAAGGTTTGCCCCAGGTGAACTATGTACGAGGCGTATCCATGTTCGGCATGAGCTTCATCTACATTATTTTTGAGGACAAAACCGATATATATTGGGCCCGGGAACGAGTACTGGAACGGCTAAATTATGCGAACCGATTACTGCCCGAAGGAGCCGTCCCCACTTTAGGACCTGATGGCACTGGAGTAGGGCATATTTTATGGTACACGCTGGATGCTCCCGGTATGGACTTAGGGGAACAGCGAGCTATTCAGGATTGGTACGTGAAATTCGCGCTCCAGAATGTAGCCGGGGTAAGTGAAATTGCCTCTTTCGGCGGCTTCCAGAAGCAGTACCAGGTTACCCTGGATCCCAACAAATTAACCTATTTTAACTTATCAGTGCCGGAAGTAATGGCAGCTGTACGAGCCAACAATAATGAGAGTGGCGGCCGCAAATTTGAGATGAGCGACATTGGTTACATCATTAAAACGACTGGGTACCTGAAATCTACTGAAGAAATTGAAAATATTCCTATAACCACCCAAAATACTATACCAATCCGGGTAAGCGATATTGCCACCGTGCAAATGACCGGCGAAAGTCGTTTAGGCATCTTTGATCTAAACGGCGAGGGCGAAGCGGTTGGGGGCATTGTCGTGATGCGTTACGGTGAGAATGCCGCCCAGGTGATTGCCAATGTGAAAGCTAAAATGAAGGAAGCTTCTGCTGGCTTACCGAAAGGAGTAAAGTTCAACATCGTTTATGACCGCAGCGGATTGATCAACGATTCGGTGAATTCGGTGAAAACCACCCTTATTGAGGAAATGGTAGTAGCCTCGGTTATTGTATTCCTTTTCCTTTTTCATTGGCGCAGTGCGCTCATAATTATTATTCAATTACCCCTCTCGATAGCTATCGGTTTTATCCTGCTCAATGCCTTCGGTATTTCCTCTAATATTATGTCGTTAACGGGTATTGCCTTATCCATTGGGGTGATTGTGGATGATGCCATTGTGATGGTGGAAAATGCTTATAGGCACTTGGCCGAAGCTCAAATAAAAGAAAATCATGGATAA